The following coding sequences are from one Brassica napus cultivar Da-Ae unplaced genomic scaffold, Da-Ae ScsIHWf_1459;HRSCAF=2050, whole genome shotgun sequence window:
- the LOC125597438 gene encoding uncharacterized protein LOC125597438, translating into MNSIQRFSLTRRLSSVESYLRHLCGGAFRVGVKDEGDWFYSQEWWDPHERGHTVSQSSSSRGNGLVSVVAHPSSLPSRESWAETEGWLDNRYMEIMGRDGEKFKILGYQWRSLRFNDDTRQSTVKVMAACRALQPSSIFYMQHPHCLAVPYLKSMVSVGLTSLAASKYDMTNAAIGKKQMRILCVGHGGGSLPLFLANHILGALVDIVEIDPVVISESVRAMGFPAFSVMTATGKRALPTPDIIDQVMWRGIHERLFLYESEAKEFILNNQNNSYDIIFMDAYDGADIFPHSLWDSNSLFMKALSERLHHEHGTLVVNLHSDADISDLDRSNEGVTTGKYVRKVGKAYKKGLMENQRNGLVFACEVPWLCNVSLVVSRGMSSDGRRRDQIKTSLMKTSLQVDKILRLPFSCLDYLKTGLAII; encoded by the exons ATGAACTCGATTCAACGTTTCTCGTTAACGCGGCGGTTGAGCAGCGTCGAGTCCTATCTACGGCATCTCTGCGGAGGAGCGTTCCGTGTAGGCGTGAAGGACGAAGGAGACTGGTTCTACTCGCAGGAATGGTGGGACCCTCACGAACGCGGTCACACCGTTTCACAATCTTCTTCGAGCAGAGGAAACGGTCTTGTTTCTGTCGTCGCCCACCCTTCTTCTCTTCCC AGTAGAGAATCATGGGCAGAAACTGAAGGATGGCTAGATAATAGGTATATGGAGATAATGGGAAGAGACGGTGAGAAGTTTAAGATACTTGGATATCAATGGAGATCACTTCGCTTCAACGATGATACTCGACAAAGCACTGTGAAAGTCATGGCTGCTTGTAGAGCATTGCAACCGAGTTCCATTTTCTACATGCAACACCCTCATTGCCTTGCTGTTCCAT aTTTGAAGAGCATGGTTTCAGTGGGATTGACGTCTCTAGCAGCTTCGAAATATGATATGACGAATGCAGCTATTGGGAAGAAACAAATGCGCATATTATGCGTTGGTCACGGTGGAGGAAGCTTACCGTTGTTTTTAGCTAATCACATTCTTG GTGCTCTTGTTGACATAGTTGAGATCGACCCAGTAGTTATTTCAGAGTCAGTTCGAGCAATGGGCTTCCCTGCATTCTCTGTCATGACAGCAACAGGGAAACGTGCGTTACCAACTCCTGACATTATTGACCAAGTGATGTGGCGAGGCATCCACGAGAGACTCTTCCTCTACGAGTCAGAGGCTAAGGAATTCATTCtcaataaccaaaataattcTTATGACATTATCTTCATGGATGCTTACGATGGAGCAGACATTTTTCCACATAGTCTGTGGGATTCCAATTCTCTGTTCATGAAAGCTCTGAGCGAAAGACTTCACCATGAGCATGGGACTCTGGTGGTGAACCTTCACTCTGATGCGGACATCTCAGATTTAGACAGATCAAATGAAGGTGTAACAACGGGAAAGTATGTTAGGAAAGTCGGTAAAGCCTATAAAAAGGGTTTAATGGAGAATCAGAGGAATGGATTGGTTTTTGCTTGTGAAGTTCCATGGCTATGTAATGTATCTCTGGTGGTGAGCAGAGGCATGAGTTCAGATGGAAGACGTAGAGACCAAATCAAGACCAGTCTTATGAAGACTTCCTTACAAGTGGACAAAATCCTTCGTCTTCCTTTCTCTTGCTTGGATTACCTGAAAACTGGTCTTGCTATCATATAA
- the LOC106385320 gene encoding uncharacterized protein LOC106385320 yields the protein MVLGSSISNTRKFFQKTIDNVKSFFSNNATYHKLPKTPNNISINDHHHQNPNNIISSSSTSSIHKQLQPKSRDYVTKNRVLTQPPRRGDRDETLFSKPKVELVLLKLQEMEAIMNADIINDEEHVLDVREFLDCYSRLRCAAYIDVVEKFFMEVYSDLFSPQPLEHN from the coding sequence ATGGTGCTTGGAAGCTCCATCTCCAACACAAGAAAATTCTTCCAAAAAACTATCGACAACGTCAAATCATTTTTCTCCAACAATGCTACCTATCACAAACTACCTAAAACACCTAATAACATTTCCATCaacgatcatcatcatcaaaacccaaataacatcatatcatcatcatcgaCATCATCCATACATAAGCAGTTACAGCCTAAATCCAGAGACTATGTGACCAAAAACAGAGTTCTGACTCAACCACCGAGAAGAGGAGACAGAGATGAGACACTCTTTTCCAAACCAAAGGTTGAGCTTGTTCTCCTAAAGCTACAAGAGATGGAGGCGATAATGAATGCTGATATAATAAATGATGAGGAACATGTCTTAGATGTTCGGGAGTTCCTCGATTGCTACTCTCGCCTTCGTTGCGCTGCTTACATCGATGTGGTTGAGAAGTTTTTTATGGAGGTCTACTCTGATTTGTTTAGCCCTCAACCTCTCGAGCACAACTGA